One genomic segment of Novisyntrophococcus fermenticellae includes these proteins:
- a CDS encoding ABC transporter ATP-binding protein, whose product MIKMFQYLKKSAGYILVIFILLFIQANSDLALPSYTSKIVDVGIQQKGIEDAVPDKIRKESLDSLLLLMNSKEQEKVMDAYSLKGDMYELNKIEKETREDINIPLGEAMLMAAGIQEQGIDMSTVPKEQLEQMLSQAKEKVEEVPSSIVTQAATSFIQQEYKDQGQDVDKIQTRYVLTAGLKMLGLAAIGMAAAISVTFLSSRVAAGLGRDLRSNVYKKVISFSSSEMNKFSTASLITRSTNDIQQVQMFMTMLFRIVLYAPILGIGGLIKVLNTESSMTWILAVGVGAILVVILVLFTVAMPKFKKLQTLIDRINMVTREILTGIPVIRAFSAEKHEEERFEEANANLTRTNLFVNRCMTFMMPVMMLIMNSLTVLIIYSGAHGIDAGKLQVGDMMAFIQYAMQIIMSFLMISMVSVIMPRASVSANRIHEVLDMEPEIHNPVQPLRPDETRKGEVTFDHVTFAYPGAEEEVLSDISFTARKGETVAFIGSTGSGKSTLVNLIPRFYDVTGGSISIDGVDIRNMDLKDLRDRIGYVPQKGVLFSGTIDSNLRYGKDEASKEEVEKAAEIAQATEFIRNKDEGMEAPIAQGGTNVSGGQKQRLSIARAIVKNPEVYIFDDSFSALDYKTDATLRKALKSYTKDATTLIVAQRISTILRADQIIVLDDGKVAGKGTHRELLKSCEVYRQIAGSQLSEEELEA is encoded by the coding sequence ATGATTAAGATGTTCCAATATTTGAAAAAGAGCGCCGGATATATTCTGGTGATTTTTATACTGCTGTTTATACAGGCCAACAGTGATTTAGCGCTGCCGTCTTATACTTCCAAAATTGTGGATGTGGGGATTCAGCAGAAGGGAATTGAGGATGCCGTTCCTGATAAGATACGTAAGGAGTCCCTGGATTCTCTTCTTTTACTTATGAACAGCAAGGAGCAGGAAAAGGTAATGGATGCATATTCTCTGAAGGGAGATATGTATGAGCTTAATAAAATTGAGAAAGAAACAAGAGAAGACATCAATATTCCGTTGGGAGAAGCCATGCTTATGGCTGCAGGTATACAGGAACAGGGAATTGACATGTCCACCGTGCCTAAAGAACAGCTGGAACAGATGCTCTCTCAGGCGAAGGAGAAAGTGGAAGAGGTGCCTTCCAGTATCGTGACACAGGCTGCCACCAGCTTTATTCAGCAGGAATATAAAGATCAGGGACAGGATGTGGATAAGATTCAGACACGGTATGTGCTGACCGCCGGTCTTAAGATGCTTGGCCTGGCGGCAATTGGTATGGCCGCGGCCATCAGCGTCACATTTCTATCCAGCCGTGTGGCTGCCGGTCTGGGGAGAGATCTGCGCAGCAATGTCTATAAAAAGGTCATTTCATTTTCAAGCAGTGAGATGAATAAATTCTCCACAGCATCCTTAATTACGCGAAGTACCAACGATATTCAGCAGGTACAGATGTTTATGACCATGTTGTTTCGCATCGTACTATATGCCCCGATTCTGGGCATTGGCGGTTTGATTAAGGTCTTGAACACAGAGAGTTCTATGACCTGGATCCTGGCAGTGGGTGTCGGAGCGATTCTGGTAGTAATACTTGTGTTGTTTACCGTAGCCATGCCTAAGTTTAAGAAATTACAGACCCTGATTGACAGGATAAATATGGTTACCCGTGAGATACTGACCGGTATACCGGTAATCCGGGCTTTCTCGGCAGAAAAACACGAAGAAGAGAGGTTTGAGGAAGCTAATGCAAACCTTACCCGTACCAATTTATTCGTAAACCGATGTATGACATTTATGATGCCGGTGATGATGCTGATTATGAATTCACTGACCGTACTGATTATTTATTCAGGTGCCCATGGAATTGATGCCGGAAAATTACAAGTCGGAGATATGATGGCATTTATCCAGTATGCAATGCAGATCATTATGTCCTTCCTTATGATATCCATGGTGTCTGTGATTATGCCTCGTGCCAGCGTATCTGCGAATCGTATCCACGAAGTGCTGGATATGGAACCTGAAATCCATAATCCGGTGCAGCCGTTGCGCCCGGATGAAACCAGGAAGGGTGAAGTTACATTTGATCATGTGACGTTTGCGTATCCCGGAGCAGAAGAAGAAGTACTTTCAGATATAAGCTTTACAGCCCGGAAAGGGGAAACCGTGGCGTTTATCGGAAGTACGGGATCCGGTAAAAGCACATTGGTTAATCTGATTCCGCGTTTCTATGATGTTACCGGAGGGTCTATCTCTATAGATGGTGTGGATATCCGGAATATGGATTTGAAGGACTTAAGAGACCGGATTGGATATGTGCCTCAAAAAGGGGTCTTGTTTTCCGGTACAATTGATTCCAATCTTCGCTATGGAAAGGATGAAGCCAGCAAGGAGGAAGTGGAAAAAGCGGCAGAGATTGCTCAGGCCACAGAATTTATCCGTAATAAAGACGAGGGAATGGAGGCTCCAATTGCACAGGGAGGAACGAATGTATCAGGCGGACAAAAGCAGCGTCTGTCCATAGCACGAGCAATTGTTAAGAATCCGGAAGTCTACATCTTTGATGACAGCTTTTCGGCTTTGGATTACAAGACGGATGCTACGCTTCGTAAGGCTTTGAAATCATATACCAAAGATGCCACGACACTGATTGTTGCTCAGAGAATCAGTACGATCTTACGTGCAGACCAGATTATCGTACTGGATGATGGTAAAGTAGCAGGGAAGGGAACGCACAGGGAATTATTGAAATCCTGTGAGGTTTATCGGCAGATTGCCGGATCACAGTTGTCAGAGGAGGAATTGGAAGCATGA